Within the Miscanthus floridulus cultivar M001 chromosome 2, ASM1932011v1, whole genome shotgun sequence genome, the region CTAAAAGAACGCAAAGGAACAAAGAAGCTCTCAGCCCTTTCTCTGCGCAAAGGTGTTTACCTAGCTTTGTCAACCtatacttttgttttttttataaactcATTCGTGCTCTCATCTTACAAATAGTAAAAAGGTAACAATCTTGTGTTCCCAGTAGTTTCTGCTGACTTTGATTCTGACACTACCTGTGAAAGAAAAATGTGCAGCAGTGCCAAGTAACAGGCTAACAGCCAAGAACTCATCACCCCCCACCAGTCCACCGCTGACCCTCTTCATTCTTCAACCAAATTTTGAGCCATGCAGGACACAGTACTGTTTGTGTGATTAATACAATTTCACAAGTACATAAATCTGGTCATAGTCTGCTTTGGTAATTGTGGTAGAACATGGGAGGAGTACATACTGTACAGTGTACAATACCCAGTGCATCACACAGTACAAATACCCCAAGTCTCCAAGAAAGGTGAGCAACTGGAGCTGTACAGTGGACTGTGGAGTGAGGTGAGCACAAGACAAACCCCGGAATCATTCGTCCAGCTCCAGCCCCAGCCAGAGCCAGCCTCCAAGACAAGGGGGCCCCTGCCTACCACACCCCCACCCCCATTCTGTTTTCTTGGATCCCTCCTTGCACTGCCCTGCCAccctgccgctgccgctgggCCGGCCACTGCCATATTGCTTGCCCATAAATTTTTTCAAACCCCCTGACGCTGCCTCCCCCATATTTAATCCATCTTCTCCCCCAATTCGCCTGCCCCGTCGTCGGAGCAAGCAATGTGCCCCAGAGCCACGGCTCAGCACTGCGGCGACGCAATGGCTAGCGTGTGTTCGTTCGTGGAGGAGGAGTACATCGACCTGGACCTCAGCTCGTGCGGGGAGTTCGAGTTCCGGGTGCGCCGGAGCGGCGCGGCGGACGAGCTTCTCTGCCGGGGCAGGCTGCAGCCGCCGCCGGCTGCTGCCCCGCACAAGGCCGCGCCACCGAGGCCTGGCGGCAAGGCGCAGGAGGTTGACGTCGGCGCCGGCGGTGGCGGCTGTGGTGGCGCCGGCAGGAGGAGCGCCGCGACGGTGGCGCCGCTGCAGCACTCGCACTCCGCTGGGTGCCGCGACGACGACACGCAGCCGGTGGCGAGGCTACGCACCGAGTGCTCCCGCCGCAGGAAGGCGGCGCGGACGGTGCACGCGAAGCTGCTGGCGTCCCGGGCCTTCTTCCGGTCTCTGTTCGCCAGGACATCGTGCTCCGACGAGCAATGCCGCGGCGCCGATGTCCGGGCCAGCACCAGAGCTGCTGCGGCACCACCCGGCGAGACGAAGAGCACTGCCTGCAAGGCGGCGTTTGGCCAGATCAAGAACGGCTACCACAGCGGCAGCGGCAGGGCGGCGCCGACCACCCTGCGGAGCAGCATCGAGCAGGAGAAGCtgatggacgaggaggagctcgcCGCGGCCTCGGCCGCCGCCCGCCAGCGCAAGTCCTTCTCCGGCGTGATCAAGTGGCGGCACgcagcgacgacggcggcgccggcGAAGCCGCTGTCGTCTTCCTCGGAGAGGAGGAGCTCCTGGGTTGGCGGCAGGCCGGCGCTGAAGCGGAGCAGCAGCGCCCGGTCGGAGTCGGAGGGGTTGATCCAGGGCGCCATCGCCTACTGCAAGCGGTCGCAGCAGCAGCTCGGGCTCGCCAGGAAGAGCGTCAGCGACGCCGCCCTCTGCTCCGCCTCCGCGCCTTCCGCCTGGCCTAGCAACCCGGCTCGATCAGCTGTAGTAGCTTACTGCCACTAGCCGTGTGAGCCCGTGACGTTTGCAAAAATGGATGGGATTTCAAAAGTGACCACATCAATAATGTCAAGTTTATCCTGTCTTTTTCACGCATATATAAGTAATACAATTTCTTCTTCGGTCATCAGATATACAAAGCCCGGATTTGTGAAAAAAAAGGAATTTGAGGTTCGTAGTTCTAGAAAGAGACCCTGGCGCGCGCGTATGGACACGCTCCTGGCGACCGGGCCGAACATCCTGTGCTGCATTCAGGTTTCAGAGTGCTGTAGATGACGCCATCGTTGTTAACAAAAAAAACAGGACCACGTTGTCGTCGTCGGCGTTACTCCTGGTCTGCCGGGGTGCCGGCCGTTGCTGCCTTGCTGGCTGAGGATTGCCTCAAGCTGCCGCTCGGCCGGGCCGTTCGCTCATTCAGTGCGAGTAAGCTATCTCCAaaacacccaaaatacaagagcCATTTATTTTTAATAACGCTATAAACAAAGGATTCAATACCTATTCGGTATCTTCTCCAACGACCAGTCCCAAAAGAGAATTATTTCTACAAATAAATTTCTAGAAGAGATAATATCCATATTTAGGTTGTACCTCTCCagcaatccaaaatagatctccGGTATAATACTCCGTTGGAAGCTGATTTTGAGCAAATACGACAACTACTGTACTAGTACACTAGTGCTACCGCCTAGCAGCAGTCGCGGCAGTGCCATCTGCCATCCACGAGCGCTGCCGGCAGCTGCTCTCAAGTCTCAAAACAGCAAGCCAGCAAGGGGTTACTGGGAAAAAAAAGATGGAAGCGCACGCGGCACGCAGGGGCCGACCGCCGGGGTGTGGATGGATTCCCGCTGGGGAATTGGCGATCGGGTGGAGTGGATGTGGATCGGCGGCATGATGGGCGGGCGCGGATCGCCGAGGAAAAGCGCGCAACGCGATAGGCCGTCGAAAGCGTCGGCATCATTGAAGGCCGGAAAGGTGCGAGGCCATGAAGGTGCGCGCAACAACCCGCACCCCGCAGACCGCAGTCCCGCTCGCTCGCTCGGCGGCCGCGGCTGGCCCTGGCCACCAGGCGCGCGCGGCCGCACATGACCTGACGGGCCTCCGATTCTTTGTCATGGTCGGCCGGTCGCTCCAGCCGGCAATGTGGTGGTGCTGGGAGCTCTTAATTCTTTGACCGCATTCAATGGCGTGACGCGGACACGTTCCTTGTTCGTCGTGGAAACAAGTAGTAAAACGGACTTGAGCGAATTCGGGGTGGTTGGATTAAGATGAAGACGCTGTGCTGATTGCTGAACCCACAGTATGGTCCAACCGAGATTGCAGATGGAGATTTTTGTTCAGAAAGGAAAAAGATTGTAGATGGAGATCGTGCGGAGTCTTGTTtgattggcttataagtcgtactttttcagttagcgaataatatttttctctcacaataaatcagccaataatactttcaattatgacttatcagtcaaacgAACAAGGCATATATTATGGATCAAcaacctgttcgtttggtcgtatttggcttataaaccatagcttatcagtcaacgaacaatatttttctctcacaccaaactagctaacagtactttcagctatggcttataagtcaaatcagTCCAAACGAACGGGCTGGAAAAGGTTCAAATCTTATGGCATGATTGTACTAAAGTTGCAGCGGATTGCCAAATAAGTGAAGATGAGTTTCCGCTGCCCGCGCCCAATTAAATCCTAACTCCACGCCTTCAACTCCCGTTGCTGCTGGGATGTTTAGCGCGAGCAGGGTTGCCTGAGCGCGAGTGCGCGACAGGCTAATTGGAGGGGCTCTCCCCCACTTTTCCGAGGGCTCAGGCTATGAGAGAACATGCACGACGGATCGGCAAAGCAAGCAGGCCAGAAATTTCACGCTTTGGAGCCGGAGATGGAGATAAAAGCCCCTTTGCACGGGCAACTTGGCGAGCTCTCACTCCCTGGCCCTGCTTCTGCTTTGCCCAAGTTTTCTCCAGGCAATGGCAAAGGCGCTCTCTACTCGAGTAGCTGTAAAAGGCTCGAGAGCGCGCGCAGCAGCAAACGTAAAAAGACCTTTGCTTTGCGCTTTGCTGAGCCTCCTATCCCATCCTCGCCATGTGACGGGAACGGGAAGGAGAACGAGACCGAGATGAGATGCGTCGGGTTGAGTGCCACGTACAGCTACAGCTACGctgcgccggcggccggccctGTAGAAAAGAGCAGTAGGCTAGTAGCGCTGCTATAGCAGTGGAGTATCATGAGGCCTTTTGGATCCGTTGGTTAGTTTCAATGGCGATAGGGATCGCTGCTGGCCTTGCCTTGCCTGCGTACGCGACGCGGCTGGCCCAGTGCGTGCGGGCGCGCATGTGTACGAGCCGGAACGCATGCGCCTTTCGCTGTTCTCCAACACAGCTAGCCTGTGCTGGACTGCTGTAGCAAAGGCGACGGCAACCGGACCGGGCGGCGCGCGGGGTTTTGGCCGTGCTTTTCGAGAGCCTCCCCCGGACCCCCTCGCTCGTTGGCCTTTGCGCGAGGATACCGATGCCGTGCCCGCACGACACACTGGCGTGCACGGGTCGTAGTCGCTCGCTCGCAGAGACAGCACGGGTCACGATCACGACAGGCTTTACGTGTGTCTCGACTCCGCTGGAGGCTGGAGGCTGGAGGCTGGAGCCACGAGACCGTTCGTCCAGCCGTCCAGGGGAGCAAGAGACCGTAGCTGTACTGCGGCAGTGCAAGGTCAACTACTCCCGGTCGCTCAAGACAGACAAAGTTTTGTCCATCTACAGAACCATGCGGTGTCCTTACTGTTCAGCGTCGATACTTCCGTCCGAATGGCGGTAAATTCTCTCCTAGGCCTTTGTTTAGATTGAAacttttttcaacctgatgaatagtatcattttcgtcttatttgacaaatattatcTAATCatagaccaactaggctcaaaagattcttctcatgattttcaactaaactgtgtaattagttatttttttacctacatttaatactccatacaagcggctaaaaattgatgtgatggagagagagtgaaaaaacttgaaactttgatgggatctaaacaaggccctagctaCTAGTGCTACAAGAATTTTAGCCGCCTCCGTCATAAGTTAAGGCTA harbors:
- the LOC136540860 gene encoding probable membrane-associated kinase regulator 4; translation: MCPRATAQHCGDAMASVCSFVEEEYIDLDLSSCGEFEFRVRRSGAADELLCRGRLQPPPAAAPHKAAPPRPGGKAQEVDVGAGGGGCGGAGRRSAATVAPLQHSHSAGCRDDDTQPVARLRTECSRRRKAARTVHAKLLASRAFFRSLFARTSCSDEQCRGADVRASTRAAAAPPGETKSTACKAAFGQIKNGYHSGSGRAAPTTLRSSIEQEKLMDEEELAAASAAARQRKSFSGVIKWRHAATTAAPAKPLSSSSERRSSWVGGRPALKRSSSARSESEGLIQGAIAYCKRSQQQLGLARKSVSDAALCSASAPSAWPSNPARSAVVAYCH